The DNA segment CGCAGTTCGCCATCTGTTCAGATGGAGAGATCCATGTTCAATGAGCCAACCAGCCTCAGGTTCCACGAACAGGATCACGAGACACTAGCCTCGCGAAAGATCGAGGCTAGGTTGAACTCGCCGTGCCGGGCCAGTGGTTCATTGGGTACTCGTGATCAGTTTGGTCTCGCTCAGGCAGCCGCCGATCAGTTCTGACCAGTACTAGAGGGTCTGATGCACGATCGGGTGACATCTGAACTGGCTTGCCCTGTGGGGCGGGTGGGAAGGATGTCGCTGTGCCGAAGCCTTATCCGGAAGAGTTCCGCGAGGACGTCGTGCGGGTCGCGAGGAACCGCGGCCCGGGTGTGACCGTTGAGCAGGTGGCCAAGGGCTTCGGGGTCCACCCGATGACGTTGTGGAAATGGATGCGCAGGGCGGACATCGATGACGGGACCAAGCCCGGAGTGACCAGCCAGGAGAGCGGGGAACTGCGGGAAGCCCGTCGGCGGATCAAGCTGTTGGAGCAGGAGAACGAGGTTCTGCGCCGGGCGGCGGCCTATCTGTCGCAGGCGCATCTGCCGGGAAAAGGATCTACCCGCTCGTGAAAGAGCTGGCCGGGGACGGGACGCCCGTCGCGGTCACGTGCCGGGTCCTGAAGCTCGCCAGACAGCCCTACTACCGCTGGCTCGGCAAGCCGGTGCCTGACGCCATGCTGGAGGAGGCATACCGCGCGAACGCGCTGTTCGACGCCCACCGCGACGACCCGGAGTTCGGCTACCGGTTCCTTGCCGATGAAGCCCGTGGTGCCGGTGCCGGGATGGCGGACCGGACCGCGTGGCGGATCTGCCGGGACAACCGCTGGTGGAGCGTGTTCGGGAAGAAGCGCGGCAGGAGCAAGAAGGCCGGCCCGCCGGTGCACGACGATCTCGTGAGCCGCAACTTCACCGCGTCCGGCCCGAACCGGCTATGGCTCGCGGACATCACCGAACACGCCACCGGTGAAGGGAAGTTGTACCTCTGCGCGGTCAAGGACGTCTACAGCAACAGGATCGTGGGCTACTCCATCGACGCGCGGATGAAGTCCCGCCTGGCCGTGACCGCTCTGGACAACGCCGTGGCCCGACGCGATCACGTCGACGGGTGCATTCTGCACAGCGATCGCGGATCGCAGTTCCGGTCCCGGAAGTTCGTCCAGGCCCTCGACCGTCACCGGATGGCCGGCTCGATAGGGCGGGTCGGGGCGGCAGGCGACAACGCGGCCATGGAGTCCTTCTTCAGCCTGCTGCAGAAGAACGTCCTCGACCGCCGGACCTGGACCACCCGCGAGGAACTGCGGATCGCGATCGTGACCTGGATCGAGAGGACCTACCACCGGCGCCGCAGACAAGCTGCACTCGGCCGACTGACCCCCGTCGAATTCGAGATCGCCATGACCACACCGGCCCTCCAGGCCGCGTGACCGAACCTGTCACCCGAACCTGCATCAGACCCAAGCGCCCTCCTGCGGATTGAGCTTCCGGCGCCGGTCCGGAGACGGGCTGGCGACACTTGGCTTCGCTTACTCCCCCGGGGGTAGCGAGCGTACTGCGCTGACGCGTTCGGCGTCGTTGCCGACAGGTGAGGTCAACTCGAAATCCGTGCTCGTGTGCGATGGAGGGATATGCCTCGCCGCACCGTATGCAGCAGGGCAGTGAGGTCCCGGGGCTGGAAGTTCAGAATGACCGTCGGATCGTCGGACTCGCGGAGGTGCATTGTTCCGTCCGGGGTAGCGGCCAGTTCGAGGCAGTTGTTTCCCTCGCTGCTGTAGGACGACTTCTGCCAGTGGAGGGTGGGCACTTGGGAGCCTTTCAGAGGTCGTTGATGATCTCGCGGATCAGGTCTCGGGAGGCGGACTCCTTGAGGGCGACCGCCTCGAAGCGGGTCATGAACGTGCGGTACTTCTCCAGCTGGAGGTCGGCGTGGAGGAATACGGACCCATGTTCGGCGTCGAGTTGCACGGTGTCCAGCTGGGGTACAGGGCCGTCGGCGTAGAGGACGGTCTGCCCGGCACCGGGGAACATGCCCGCTGCGTACGGGATGGCGAGCACGGTCACGTGGTTCAGTTCGCTCATTTCCATGACTTGCTCCAACTGTCCGCGCGTCACGTCTCGATCGCCGAACCGCATGCGCAGAGCTGCCTCGTGGATGACCGCGGTGTACGGGGTCGGGTTGGCCGCGAAGAGGATTCCCTGACGCTTGATGCGGTGGGAGACGCGGTACTCGATCTCTGGTGGGGACAGTTTCGGGATGGACTGCCGGAAGATCAGGCGCGCGTAGTCGGCCGTCTGGAACAGGCCTGGGATGTGGGCAACTTGGGCCGTACGGATCGCCGTCGAGTGGTGTTCGAGCTCGGCCAGGTCGAGCAGGCCGGAGGGGAGGGTCTCGCGATACTCGTCCCACCAGTTGCGGGCCCGGCCGGCGGTCATGGCAGCCAAGGCCTCGATGTATGCCTCGTCCGAGCAGCCGTAGCTGTGGGCGAACATGCGGACCCGATCCGCGCTGACCCCGAAGCGCCCGGCCTCGATGGAGCTGATGCGCGCTGAGTTGACGTTGAGTAGCTCGCCTGCCTCGCGGGCGTTCAAGCCGGCCCGCTGCCTCAGTTTGCGCAGCTCAACGCCTAGGCGCTGCTGTCGTTCGGTCGCTGCTGCCCTCGGCGGCATGCTGTCCGCCCTTCACTCGTTGGGGTAATGGTTTGACGTAGTAGGTAGTAACCCTACTCCCGAACCTCTACTTTCAGTGGCGCAACAACTACTCAAAGTGGCGCCGAGGTTCAGGAAGCGCACCGCTTTGTCTGCGCACGGCGCAGGTATCCAGCGGCAGAGCCACCGCCCGCGTCACCCGACTTATCCGCCCGTCTCAGCCCGTCTGCTGCCCCTCAGTGCATGACATCCATCCCCTCGTAGCTCAAAGAGGAGTTGCGTCCATGACCGAACTCGCCCTCAACGCCCCCTTCGTGGACTCCCCATTCGACATCGACTGGGAGTACGTCCTCCGAATCCCCCACTCTTCCCTCGGCCCTGGCATCGTCCGCGCCCATGTGCGAGCCGTACTCACCCGCTACCAAGCCGATCCCACCGTGCTCGACAACGCCCAACTCGTAGCCTCCGAATTGGTCACGAACTCCCTTGCTCATACGAGGGATTCGGTCGCTGTACGGCTTCTACGCGCCGACGGGCGGCTACGGCTGAGCGTGTGGGACAGCAGCCCATCTCTGCCGCGAGAGAGGCCGGGGCCGGGGCTCGACGCCGAGAGCGGGCGGGGGCTCTGGCTGTCGAGGACCTGCGCCGACGAATGGGGGCATTACCTCGTTGTCAACGGGCGCCGTAGCGGCGGTGGCAAGGAGGTGTGGGCGGAGTGGGGTTTCCCGGGCGTATAGGCGAGAGGGCCGCCCGTTCGTGGAGGACGGGCGGCCCCCTCAGGAGCTATGGCTTGCTTCGGGATGAGAAGAAGCGCGATGTGTGCCCCACGTGTCAGGCCTCGCAGCCGCCCACCCGGCGGGTGCTCACCGCGATGTCGTCCATCCGCATCTCGAATGCGGCCGGTGCCGGGTTCGCCTGGTACAGCTGCCAACCCAGCTTCAGCTTGTCGAAGGTAGGGAAGGTGAAGTCGTCCGACGTGCCGCCGTGGTTCTTCGTGGAGACGGTCAGGTCGGGCTGGGGGACGCCGTCGAGGTAGACCGTGACGCGGTTGTCCGTGGCGTCCAGGTGGAATTCCACGCACTGCCACTTGCCGGCGACCGCCGGGGCCGACGTCTTCCAGTTGGTCCAGTCGCCCGTCGGGCCCAGGTCGGAGCCGACGCCCCAGAAGTTGCCCTTGTCGGTGGGGGCGTACTGGCCGCCGAGGGGGCGGACGAGGGTGGGGGAGTCGGAGCCGGAGGCTTCCGCGAGGGTCCAGTGGGCCCAGTCGGGGGCCGTGGGGAACTCGGTCACCCGCAGCCGCATCCGGGCCCAGAAACTGTTGCCGGGTGGGGCGAGATCGGACAGCACCATGAAGGCGCGGCCGTTGCCCTCGGTGCGGAGGTGGAGTTCGCGGCCCTGGCCGGCGATGCCGCGCTCGACCGTCAGCGTGCCGTTGGATGTGTCGGTGGTCCAGCCCTGGCCCTTGGTCACCGGGCCGAGGGGGAGGTGGTCGAAGTTCTCCCGGAGGAGCGTGCCGCCGTACGGGTCGTGCGGGACGGGCGTCGCCGAGGCTGTGGGGGGTATCGCGATCAGGATCGCGGCCGCGGCCGACAGCGCGGCCGCGGCTTTCCTCAGGATGGTCATGCGGTCAGTGTGTGATCAACAGCCAAATCCGTCACGGGTGTTGGACGCGATCCGGCCAGGCGGCGACTCTCCGGACGGCCAGCACCCGCGGGGAGTGCCGAAGGGGCACCCGGCGAGGCGCGACGCTTCCACGGGACACGCGGGCAGGCGCGAGCGCCGGACTACGCCACCACCACCCGGGTCCCGTTGAAGTTCGCGACGATCTCCAACTCCCCGCCCAGGGCCTCCACGTAAGCCGCGACCGTGCCCACCTCGGCGGACTCGGTCCTGCCGCGCTCGATGGCCGACACCCGTTCCTGTCGCACGTGCATACGGTCGGCCACCTCACGCTGGGTGAGGCCGAGTTCCCTGCGCATCTCGGCCAACCGGTGCGCACGTGCTTCGGCGACCATGCGCCGGGCACCCGCCATGATCTCGTCCAGGTCCTCGGTGTCGAAGACCTCTTCCTTGACCTCGTCCCATGAGTGGAAGCTGGTCATCGTTCTGTCTCCTTGTGACGTCACCGGACCAGGTGGTCCAGCCACTCGGTATAGCGTTCCTCGGCCAGGGGGATCGCGCGGCGGTACCACGCCGTCCAGCGGCCCGCCTTGTCGTCCGCGACCAGGAGCACCGCGCTGCGCTCGGGGTCGAAGGCGAAGAGGATCCGTATCTCCGTGTCGCCGGTGGAACCGGGGCGCAGTTCCTTGAGGTGATGCATGGCGGAACCCCTGATCCGGTCCACCAGAGGGCGCCCGAGGTCCGGGCCCTCCTCCACCAGCGCCTGAATCGCCTGGCCCACCAGCCGTGCCGTGGTGCGGTCGTCCTTGCGCAGCCCGTGCAGCCAGTCGCGGACATCCCCGGTCAGTTCAAGATGCCAGGTCATCAGCGATCACCGTGTAGTACGTGTGCATACTAGTACCCTGGTGTACTGACCGCTATCCGGTCCGACAGCCCGGCGTGGATCACCCGATGGAGTGGCCCCGCTTCCGCAGGCCGCTTTCGCCCTGCCTCCAGTGCTACTCGCGGGGGCAACTCGCCCTCGGTGCGGGGAAGGCGGCCCCCGAGCCGGCCGTCGGCGACGCCAACGGAAGCCGAACGGGGCGGAACAGGGAACGGAACCACGCAGACCGGCTGACTCCCTCGCGAGGGCGACCGTATGCTCGATGTCATTCTCAGCAAGGCGATGCTGCTCGCCGCGGACACGGGGATCACGGAACTGACGATCGTCGGCCGGCTGTCACGGCCGACGACGATCGGGGACTGTGACTCCGCCCACATGCGGGAGTCGGTCCGGCCCCGGCCGAAGTAACAACTTCTCTCCGGGCCCTTCCCTCCTGCAATATGACGGACAGCCCATAGTGAGTTATTCAGCCGCTCAAGCAAACAACACGCAGGAGTCAGTACCGTGACCGAGCAGCCTCAGCAGCCCGCTCAGCCCCCGCAGCCGCCGCAGCCCGGATACGGGTACCCGGGCGCCGCCCCCGGCCAGCCGGGCGCCAACCCGTACGGGGCTCCGCAGGGCGGCGGCTACCAGCAGCCGGGCGCGGGCCAGCCCGGCTACGGTTACCCGCAGCAGGGCGGCTATCCCCAGCAGGGCGGCTACCCCCAGGGCGGCGGCTACCAGGTGCCGCCCGCGCCGGGTGGCGCGTACACCGGCGACCCCAACGCCCCGTACGGGTACGACCCCTACGGCCGCCCGTACTCCGACAAGTCGAAGATCGTCGCCGGCGTCCTCTCGCTGTTCCTGGGCTCCTTCGGCGTCGGCCGCTTCTACATCGGCCATGTCGGCCTCGGCGTCGCGCAGCTCCTCACCTGCGGCGGCCTCGGCATCTGGGCCCTGGTCGACGGCATCATCCTGCTGACCAGCAGCAACACCACGGACTCCAACGGACGTGTCCTGCGTGGCTGAGCGCGGCCCCAGCACCCTCCGGCATCCGGCGGCGGCACCCTTCGCGGTGGCCGCCGCCGGGCTGGCGGGCGCCGCGTACCTGTACGGCACCGACCCGCACGAGCCCGGCCATCTGCTGCCCCAGTGCCCGTTCCGCTATGTGACCGGGCTGCTCTGCCCCGCCTGCGGGGGCACCCGCATGGTGTACGACCTGATGCACGGCCAGTTCGCCGCCGCGTGGCACGACAACCGGGTGCTGCTGCTCGCCGCGCCCTTCGCGCTCGCCCTGCTCGGCCGCTGGTCCGTCGAGGGCCTGCGCGGTCGCCGCTGGCGCCCCGAACTGAAGCCCCGCACCCAGGCCTTGATCCTGGGCATCGCGGTGACGTGGACGATCGTCCGCAACCTGCGCTGAGCGGCCCCACTTCCCCCATCGCCTCGCCGTAAATCCCTTACGCCCGCTTTATGTTGCCCAGTTGTCGCAAGTTGGCTGGAATCGGATCACGGAATCGGAACGATCGCTCGAATCCTCTCCCATGCGCCCCTTGTGTCTCACTACGCTGCAAGCGCTGCAGGGGGGATGACGGGGGATACGTCGTGCTCGATCGTTGGCCGGTATTTGCCGTGCCCGATCGCTGCCGGTTCAGTGCCGCGCCTTCTCTCCTGGGATCCCCCCGGAGCAATCCGCTTCGGTTATTCAGTCAGTACATCCAGGAGTTATTTCCATGACCGTCCCCACCCCTGACGCTCCCTTCGGCCACGACCCGCAGGGGCGCCCGTACTCCGACAAGTCGAAGATCGTCGCCGGCATTCTGCAGCTCTTCCTCGGCACGCTCGGCATCGGCCGCTTCTACGTCGGTTCCGTCGGCGTGGGTGTCGCCCAGCTCCTCACCTGCGGTGGTCTGGGCTTCTGGTCCCTGATCGACGGCATCCTGTTCCTCACGAGCAACGACCGCACCGACGCGCAGGGCCGCGTCCTGCGCGGCTGATCGCGCGGAGGATCGCCGCTCAGGTGATCACCCGAAGGGCCTCGTCCACCGCGGAGCTTTCCCCGAAGCTCCGCGCGGGGACGGGGCCCTCGTGCGTGGGGCGGCCCGCGGACGCCGGGAAAGCCGGAAGGCCCGCAGAGGGATCTGCGGGCCTTCCGGCTTCGAAGAACGGGCCGAGGGATCAGAAGCGGCGCGTGATGAGCGCCCGCTTCACCTCCTGGATCGCCTTGGTGACCTCGATACCGCGCGGGCAGGCGTCCGTGCAGTTGAACGTCGTACGGCAACGCCACACGCCGTCACGGTCGTTGAGGATCTCCAGCCGCTGCTCACCGGCCTCGTCACGCGAGTCGAAGATGAAGCGGTGGGCGTTGACGATCGCGGCCGGACCGAAGTACTGGCCGTCGTTCCAGAACACCGGGCACGAGGACGTGCACGCGGCGCAGAGGATGCACTTCGTGGTGTCGTCGAACCGCTCACGGTCCTCGGCGGTCTGGAAGCGCTCGCGCGTCGGCTCGTTGGTGTCCTTCGTGATCAGGAAGGGCATCACGTCCCGGTACGCCTGGAAGAACGGCTCCATGTCCACGACCAGGTCCTTCAGGACCGTGAGGCCCTTGATGGGCTCGACCGTGATCGGCTTCTCGGGGTTGATGTCCTTGATCAGCGTCTTGCAGGCCAGCCGGTTCTTGCCGTTGATCCGCATAGCGTCCGACCCGCAGATGCCGTGGGCGCAGGAGCGGCGGAAGGTCAGGGTGCCGTCCTCGTCCCACTTGATCTTGTGCAGACCGTCGAGGACGCGCTCCTTGGGGTCGATCTCCAGGACGAAGTCCTGCCAGCTCGCCTCGGCCGCGACCTCGGGGTTGAACCGGCGCACGCGGAACGTGACCGTGATGTACGGGGAGGCCGCGGACTCCGCCTCGACCTTGTCCAGAACAGGGGTAGCCATCAGTACTTACGCTCCATCGGCTGGTAGCGGGTCTGGACGACCGGCTTGTAGTCGAGACGGATCGACTCGGTGCCGTCGTCGCCGACCTCGCGGTACGCCATGGTGTGGCGCATGAAGTTGACGTCGTCGCGGTTCGGGTAGTCCTCGCGGTAGTGACCGCCGCGGGACTCCTTGCGGGCGAGCGCGGAGACGGCCATGACCTCGGCCAGATCGAGCAGGTTGCCCAGCTCGACGGCCTCCAGCAGGTCCGTGTTGAACCGCCTGCCCTTGTCCTGGATCGCCACGTTCTTGTAGCGGGCGCGCAGCTCGGCGATCTTCTCGACCGCCGTCTTGATCGTCTGCTCGGTGCGGAACACCATGACGTTGGCGTCCATGGTCTCCTGCAGCTCGCGCCGCAGCTCCGCCACGCGCTCGTTGCCCGTGGAGGCGCGCAGCCGCTCGATCTGCTCGACGACCAGCGACTCCGGGTTCTCCGGCAGCTCGACGAAGTCGGCCGTCTGCGAGTAGTCGGCGGCGGCGATGCCGGCCCGCTTGCCGAACACGTTGATGTCCAGCAGCGAGTTGGTGCCCAGGCGGTTGGCGCCGTGCACCGACACACACGCGACCTCACCGGCGGCGTACAGGCCCGGGACGACGGTGGTGTTGTCGATCAGGACCTCACCCTCGACGTTCGTCGGGATGCCGCCCATGGCGTAGTGCGCGGTCGGCTGGATCGGGATCGGGTCCGTGTAGGGCTCGATACCGAGGTACGTCCGCGCGAACTCGGTGATGTCCGGGAGCTTGGCGTCCAGCTGCTCCGGCGGGAGGTGGGTGAGGTCGAGGTAGACGTGGTCGCCCTCGGGACCGCAGCCACGGCCCTCACGGATCTCCGTGTAGATGGAGCGGGACACGACGTCACGGGACGCGAGGTCCTTCATGACCGGCGCGTACTTCTCCATGAAGCGCTCGCCGTCCTTGTTGCGGAGGATGCCGCCCTCACCGCGGGCGCCCTCCGTCAGCAGGATGCCCATGCGCCAGATGCCGGTCGGGTGGAACTGGAAGAACTCCATGTCCTCCAGCGGCAGCCCGCGACGGTAGACGGCGGCCTGGCCGTCACCGGTCAGCGTGTGCGCGTTGGACGTCACCTTGAAGAACTTGCCGGTGCCGCCGGACGCGTAGATCACGGCCTTCGCCTGGAAGACGTGGATCTCGCCGGTCGCCAGCTCGTACGCCACGACACCGGCCGACCTCTTGACGCCGTCGACCTCGGTGATCAGCTGGTCCAGGACGTAGAACTCGTTGAAGAACTCCACGCCGTGCTTGACGCAGTTCTGGTACAGCGTCTGCAGGATCATGTGGCCGGTGCGGTCTGCCGCGTAGCAGGAGCGGCGGACCGGGGCCTCGCCGTGGTTCCGGCTGTGACCGCCGAAGCGTCGCTGGTCGATCGTGCCGTTCGGGGTCCGGTTGAACGGCAGGCCCATCTTCTCCAGGTCGAGGACGGAGTCGATGGCCTCCTTCGCCAGGATCTCGGCGGCGTCCTGGTCGACCAGGTAGTCACCGCCCTTGACCGTGTCGAAGGTGTGCCACTCCCAGTTGTCCTCCTCCACGTTGGCGAGCGCGGCGGCCATACCGCCCTGCGCGGCGCCCGTGTGGGAGCGGGTGGGGTACAGCTTGGTCAGCACGGCGGTACGGCTGCGCTGCGTCGACTCGATGGCCGCGCGCATACCGGCGCCGCCGGCGCCGACGATGACGGTGTCGTACTTGTGGATCTTCATGATCGGTTGCCTCAGCCCCGTGCCTAGCGGATGTTCGGGTCGAAGGTGAAGATCACCAGCGTGCCCAGCAGGATGGTGAACACCGTGGCGGTGTAGAGCAGGCCCTTGAGCCACAGCCGGGTGTTCGCGCGCTCCGCGTAGTCGTTGATGACGGTACGCAGGCCGTTCGCGCCGTGCAGCATCGCGAGCCACAGCATCAGCAGGTCCCAGGTCTGCCAGAACGGGGACGCCCAGCGGCCCGCGACGAACGCGAAGCCGATCTTGGAGACACCGCCGTCCAGGACGAGCTGGATCAGCAGGTGGCCGATGACCAGGACGACCAGGACGACACCGGACAGGCGCATGAAGAGCCACGCGGCCATCTCGAAGTTGCCGCGGGTCGACTTCGGGCTCTTCTTGGTGCGCTTGCGGGGCGGCTCGATGACCGGGGCCGGGTTGTCGGGGCTGTAGCCCGACAGCGACCCGGCGCCCTCGACGGGGCCGATGCCGGATGCGGTGGTTTCAGTGGCGGACATCTGTCTCAGCTCCCGAAGACTTCACGAGCGGCGTGGCCGAGGACGGGGTACAGGGCCCCGACCATCAGGACCAGCCAGATGCCGACGACGGACCAGAGCATCGTCTTCTGGTGACGGGGGCCGTTCGACCAGAAGTCGACGGCGATGACCCGAAGACCATTCAGCGCGTGGAAGAGGATGGCGGCGACGAGGCCGTACTCCAGCAGCGCGACGATCGGCGTCTTGTACGTGGCCACGACCTTGTCGTAGGCGTCGGGGGAGACACGGACGAGAGCGGTGTCCAGCACGTGTACGAACAGGAAGAAGAAGATGAGGACGCCGGTGACTCGATGAGCCACCCAGGACCACATTCCTTCCCGGCCGCGGTACAGCGTTCCAGCCGGCACGGAAGAACCCTCCGGGAGCGGGGATTGGGGCCGGCCGGCTTGCTTGTCGGTCTGACCCGGCCGGGTACGGTCCACCGGCCCCGGCCATGGTAGCGATGCCGTTGCACCAGGCTTAAGCGGGGAGGGTTTGTGTGATCAAACTGGCATACAAAGGCGCACGTAAGGGTGAGTACCGGGCGGCATCTGGGGTGGGGGTTCTGGGGGATGCCGGGTGCGGGTGCGTCGTGGCTGGTCGCGCCCACGCGGCGGAGCCGCACATCGATACAGCCCCGCGCCCCTAAAAGATCGCGCCGTTCCCCGCGCCCCCAGGAGGCTGCGCCGTTCCCCGCGCCCCTAGTGGGGTGTGCCTCTGCCGAGGTGGGTGGTCAGGCGTTGTTTGGCCAGGCGGCGTAGTTCCTCGGCGACCACGACTCGTTCCTCGTCCGGGTCGTTGGAGAGGCGGGAGCGGATGCCCTCCAGGGTGTGGTCGAGGAGTTCGTCGGGGTGGGCGGTGTGGAGGGAGATGACGAAGAGGTGGCCGAAGCGGGCCTCGTAGGCGGCGTGGGCGGCGTTCAGGGCGGTGTGGGCCACGCCGTAGGTGTCGTCGGGGAGGGTGGGGAGGGTCTCACCGGCCAGGGCCTCGGCCAGGTCGGTCGCCGTCAGGT comes from the Streptomyces griseiscabiei genome and includes:
- a CDS encoding ATP-binding protein; this translates as MTELALNAPFVDSPFDIDWEYVLRIPHSSLGPGIVRAHVRAVLTRYQADPTVLDNAQLVASELVTNSLAHTRDSVAVRLLRADGRLRLSVWDSSPSLPRERPGPGLDAESGRGLWLSRTCADEWGHYLVVNGRRSGGGKEVWAEWGFPGV
- a CDS encoding helix-turn-helix domain-containing protein, with the translated sequence MPPRAAATERQQRLGVELRKLRQRAGLNAREAGELLNVNSARISSIEAGRFGVSADRVRMFAHSYGCSDEAYIEALAAMTAGRARNWWDEYRETLPSGLLDLAELEHHSTAIRTAQVAHIPGLFQTADYARLIFRQSIPKLSPPEIEYRVSHRIKRQGILFAANPTPYTAVIHEAALRMRFGDRDVTRGQLEQVMEMSELNHVTVLAIPYAAGMFPGAGQTVLYADGPVPQLDTVQLDAEHGSVFLHADLQLEKYRTFMTRFEAVALKESASRDLIREIINDL
- a CDS encoding succinate dehydrogenase iron-sulfur subunit; the protein is MATPVLDKVEAESAASPYITVTFRVRRFNPEVAAEASWQDFVLEIDPKERVLDGLHKIKWDEDGTLTFRRSCAHGICGSDAMRINGKNRLACKTLIKDINPEKPITVEPIKGLTVLKDLVVDMEPFFQAYRDVMPFLITKDTNEPTRERFQTAEDRERFDDTTKCILCAACTSSCPVFWNDGQYFGPAAIVNAHRFIFDSRDEAGEQRLEILNDRDGVWRCRTTFNCTDACPRGIEVTKAIQEVKRALITRRF
- the sdhC gene encoding succinate dehydrogenase, cytochrome b556 subunit; translation: MPAGTLYRGREGMWSWVAHRVTGVLIFFFLFVHVLDTALVRVSPDAYDKVVATYKTPIVALLEYGLVAAILFHALNGLRVIAVDFWSNGPRHQKTMLWSVVGIWLVLMVGALYPVLGHAAREVFGS
- a CDS encoding LamG domain-containing protein, whose product is MTILRKAAAALSAAAAILIAIPPTASATPVPHDPYGGTLLRENFDHLPLGPVTKGQGWTTDTSNGTLTVERGIAGQGRELHLRTEGNGRAFMVLSDLAPPGNSFWARMRLRVTEFPTAPDWAHWTLAEASGSDSPTLVRPLGGQYAPTDKGNFWGVGSDLGPTGDWTNWKTSAPAVAGKWQCVEFHLDATDNRVTVYLDGVPQPDLTVSTKNHGGTSDDFTFPTFDKLKLGWQLYQANPAPAAFEMRMDDIAVSTRRVGGCEA
- a CDS encoding DUF397 domain-containing protein, translated to MPTLHWQKSSYSSEGNNCLELAATPDGTMHLRESDDPTVILNFQPRDLTALLHTVRRGISLHRTRARISS
- a CDS encoding helix-turn-helix domain-containing protein, with translation MTSFHSWDEVKEEVFDTEDLDEIMAGARRMVAEARAHRLAEMRRELGLTQREVADRMHVRQERVSAIERGRTESAEVGTVAAYVEALGGELEIVANFNGTRVVVA
- a CDS encoding IS3 family transposase (programmed frameshift), with product MPKPYPEEFREDVVRVARNRGPGVTVEQVAKGFGVHPMTLWKWMRRADIDDGTKPGVTSQESGELREARRRIKLLEQENEVLRRAAAYLSQAHLPKRIYPLVKELAGDGTPVAVTCRVLKLARQPYYRWLGKPVPDAMLEEAYRANALFDAHRDDPEFGYRFLADEARGAGAGMADRTAWRICRDNRWWSVFGKKRGRSKKAGPPVHDDLVSRNFTASGPNRLWLADITEHATGEGKLYLCAVKDVYSNRIVGYSIDARMKSRLAVTALDNAVARRDHVDGCILHSDRGSQFRSRKFVQALDRHRMAGSIGRVGAAGDNAAMESFFSLLQKNVLDRRTWTTREELRIAIVTWIERTYHRRRRQAALGRLTPVEFEIAMTTPALQAA
- a CDS encoding DUF2752 domain-containing protein; the protein is MAERGPSTLRHPAAAPFAVAAAGLAGAAYLYGTDPHEPGHLLPQCPFRYVTGLLCPACGGTRMVYDLMHGQFAAAWHDNRVLLLAAPFALALLGRWSVEGLRGRRWRPELKPRTQALILGIAVTWTIVRNLR
- a CDS encoding type II toxin-antitoxin system RelE/ParE family toxin, giving the protein MTWHLELTGDVRDWLHGLRKDDRTTARLVGQAIQALVEEGPDLGRPLVDRIRGSAMHHLKELRPGSTGDTEIRILFAFDPERSAVLLVADDKAGRWTAWYRRAIPLAEERYTEWLDHLVR
- a CDS encoding TM2 domain-containing protein, producing the protein MTVPTPDAPFGHDPQGRPYSDKSKIVAGILQLFLGTLGIGRFYVGSVGVGVAQLLTCGGLGFWSLIDGILFLTSNDRTDAQGRVLRG
- the sdhA gene encoding succinate dehydrogenase flavoprotein subunit; translation: MKIHKYDTVIVGAGGAGMRAAIESTQRSRTAVLTKLYPTRSHTGAAQGGMAAALANVEEDNWEWHTFDTVKGGDYLVDQDAAEILAKEAIDSVLDLEKMGLPFNRTPNGTIDQRRFGGHSRNHGEAPVRRSCYAADRTGHMILQTLYQNCVKHGVEFFNEFYVLDQLITEVDGVKRSAGVVAYELATGEIHVFQAKAVIYASGGTGKFFKVTSNAHTLTGDGQAAVYRRGLPLEDMEFFQFHPTGIWRMGILLTEGARGEGGILRNKDGERFMEKYAPVMKDLASRDVVSRSIYTEIREGRGCGPEGDHVYLDLTHLPPEQLDAKLPDITEFARTYLGIEPYTDPIPIQPTAHYAMGGIPTNVEGEVLIDNTTVVPGLYAAGEVACVSVHGANRLGTNSLLDINVFGKRAGIAAADYSQTADFVELPENPESLVVEQIERLRASTGNERVAELRRELQETMDANVMVFRTEQTIKTAVEKIAELRARYKNVAIQDKGRRFNTDLLEAVELGNLLDLAEVMAVSALARKESRGGHYREDYPNRDDVNFMRHTMAYREVGDDGTESIRLDYKPVVQTRYQPMERKY
- a CDS encoding TM2 domain-containing protein, translated to MTEQPQQPAQPPQPPQPGYGYPGAAPGQPGANPYGAPQGGGYQQPGAGQPGYGYPQQGGYPQQGGYPQGGGYQVPPAPGGAYTGDPNAPYGYDPYGRPYSDKSKIVAGVLSLFLGSFGVGRFYIGHVGLGVAQLLTCGGLGIWALVDGIILLTSSNTTDSNGRVLRG
- a CDS encoding succinate dehydrogenase hydrophobic membrane anchor subunit, with the translated sequence MSATETTASGIGPVEGAGSLSGYSPDNPAPVIEPPRKRTKKSPKSTRGNFEMAAWLFMRLSGVVLVVLVIGHLLIQLVLDGGVSKIGFAFVAGRWASPFWQTWDLLMLWLAMLHGANGLRTVINDYAERANTRLWLKGLLYTATVFTILLGTLVIFTFDPNIR